Proteins from a single region of Trichoplusia ni isolate ovarian cell line Hi5 chromosome 3, tn1, whole genome shotgun sequence:
- the LOC113491909 gene encoding sodium-independent sulfate anion transporter-like isoform X3, with amino-acid sequence MRVKEFVVGLFPILTWIKTYDTQMAIGDIIAGITIALTLIPQSIAYASLSGFAPQYGLYSSFIGPIIYAFIGTCAQINMGPAAILSLLTFSYTNGTNIDFAILLTFFSGVVQLVAGIGQLGFLVEFISLPVVSGFTSAAAILIATSQVKDLLGLRFSSDSFLTTWYQFFVHLPEARLYDSLLSLGCCCFLFAMKSLKDLKIKINTQDESGRRKAKRVKKTLWFISIARNATCVALATVFAYLVYEDIENPFLLTGDIPPGLPAVIPPPFETTVGNTTYSTGQMISHLGSGIIVLPLVALLGNIAVVKVFSQGKKIDATQEIIAIGVCNLVSSFFQSMVVNGPFSRSAVSQASGVRTPGSGIYTGLDLFTLFGTLLLSLCVGMEVGLIAGVGIDALLLLYYHSRPPLDVLYVDNGILPAHYAIYPVGGLYFAGAEWLRNKLIAVQHPPTTTTDGVESQPTAPTTKILVIYCDALHRFDYTFLDSIRMLVSDWSKTGRVIWCDTREPIKNQLKGVLTNPIFCEKSQLRAHMVPSTES; translated from the exons ATGAGAGTCAAAGAATTTGTTGTGGGATTGTTCCCAATCTTAACATGGATCAAAACATACGACACTCAAATGGCAATTGGGGACATAATAGCCGGTATAACTATCGCACTTACATTGATACCACAGTCTATTGCATACGCATCGCTTTCTGGATTTGCACCTCAG tatGGTCTGTACTCCTCGTTCATAGGACCCATCATATACGCTTTCATAGGAACATGTGCGCAGATAAACATGGGCCCTGCAGCGATATTATCACTCCTCACGTTTTCCTACACAAATGGTACCAACATCGATTTCGCAATACTTCTCACTTTCTTTTCCGGTGTCGTCCAACTTGTAGCTGGAATTGGACAGCTTG GTTTCCTGGTTGAGTTTATATCGTTACCAGTGGTATCGGGGTTCACATCAGCCGCAGCCATCCTCATAGCAACATCACAAGTTAAGGACTTACTTGGGCTTCGATTTAGTTCTGATTCTTTTCTAACAACCTGGTATCAGTTCTTCGTACACTTGCCCGAAGCAAGACTATATGATAGCTTACTTAGTTTAGGATGCTgctgttttttatttgcaatgaag agtttaaaagatcttaaaattaaaataaacactcaaGATGAGAGTGGACGTCGAAAAGctaaaagagtaaaaaaaaccCTGTGGTTTATCTCTATAGCAAGAAACGCGACTTGTGTGGCTTTGGCTACTGTGTTTGCGTACTTAGTATATGAAGATATAGAGAACCCGTTTCTTCTTACTG GTGATATACCACCCGGTTTGCCAGCCGTGATCCCACCGCCATTCGAGACCACAGTCGGCAACACTACCTACTCTACTGGTCAAATGATTTCACATCTTGGCTCTGGAATTATTGTTCTACCCCTTGTCGCTCTTCTGGGAAACATCGCTGTTGTTAAGGTTTTTT CTCAAGGTAAAAAGATAGACGCAACGCAAGAAATCATTGCGATTGGCGTTTGTAACTTAGTTAGCTCATTCTTCCAGTCAATGGTTGTGAATGGACCATTCTCAAGAAGTGCTGTTAGTCAAGCTTCAGGAGTCAGGACCCCTGGATCGGGAATCTATACAG gaTTGGACCTTTTCACGTTGTTTGGCACCTTATTGTTAAGCCTTTGTGTGGGAATGGAGGTGGGCTTGATCGCCGGAGTAGGCATCGATGCTTTGTTGCTGCTCTACTATCACTCACGCCCACCTCTGGATGTTTTATATGTTGAT AACGGCATTCTTCCCGCTCACTACGCGATTTACCCGGTCGGCGGGCTATACTTCGCGGGCGCCGAGTGGTTACGGAACAAACTGATCGCCGTCCAGCATCCGCCGACCACGACCACTGATGGTGTGGAGTCACAGCCTACTGCACCGACAACTAAGATACTTGTGATATACTGCGATGCTTTACACAGATTTGATTACACATTTTTAGAT AGTATTAGAATGTTAGTATCGGACTGGTCAAAAACCGGACGTGTGATATGGTGCGATACGAGGGAACCGATCAAAAATCAGTTAAAAGGCGTGCTAACAAATCCTATATTCTGTGAAAAGAGCCAGCTGAGAGCCCATATGG TTCCGAGCACGGAATCATGA
- the LOC113491909 gene encoding sodium-independent sulfate anion transporter-like isoform X2: MRVKEFVVGLFPILTWIKTYDTQMAIGDIIAGITIALTLIPQSIAYASLSGFAPQYGLYSSFIGPIIYAFIGTCAQINMGPAAILSLLTFSYTNGFLVEFISLPVVSGFTSAAAILIATSQVKDLLGLRFSSDSFLTTWYQFFVHLPEARLYDSLLSLGCCCFLFAMKSLKDLKIKINTQDESGRRKAKRVKKTLWFISIARNATCVALATVFAYLVYEDIENPFLLTGDIPPGLPAVIPPPFETTVGNTTYSTGQMISHLGSGIIVLPLVALLGNIAVVKVFSQGKKIDATQEIIAIGVCNLVSSFFQSMVVNGPFSRSAVSQASGVRTPGSGIYTGILVILTLLLLTPYFYFIPKAVLASVIVCAVVQMVDVAIVKKLWRYSRLDLFTLFGTLLLSLCVGMEVGLIAGVGIDALLLLYYHSRPPLDVLYVDNGILPAHYAIYPVGGLYFAGAEWLRNKLIAVQHPPTTTTDGVESQPTAPTTKILVIYCDALHRFDYTFLDSIRMLVSDWSKTGRVIWCDTREPIKNQLKGVLTNPIFCEKSQLRAHMVPSTES, translated from the exons ATGAGAGTCAAAGAATTTGTTGTGGGATTGTTCCCAATCTTAACATGGATCAAAACATACGACACTCAAATGGCAATTGGGGACATAATAGCCGGTATAACTATCGCACTTACATTGATACCACAGTCTATTGCATACGCATCGCTTTCTGGATTTGCACCTCAG tatGGTCTGTACTCCTCGTTCATAGGACCCATCATATACGCTTTCATAGGAACATGTGCGCAGATAAACATGGGCCCTGCAGCGATATTATCACTCCTCACGTTTTCCTACACAAATG GTTTCCTGGTTGAGTTTATATCGTTACCAGTGGTATCGGGGTTCACATCAGCCGCAGCCATCCTCATAGCAACATCACAAGTTAAGGACTTACTTGGGCTTCGATTTAGTTCTGATTCTTTTCTAACAACCTGGTATCAGTTCTTCGTACACTTGCCCGAAGCAAGACTATATGATAGCTTACTTAGTTTAGGATGCTgctgttttttatttgcaatgaag agtttaaaagatcttaaaattaaaataaacactcaaGATGAGAGTGGACGTCGAAAAGctaaaagagtaaaaaaaaccCTGTGGTTTATCTCTATAGCAAGAAACGCGACTTGTGTGGCTTTGGCTACTGTGTTTGCGTACTTAGTATATGAAGATATAGAGAACCCGTTTCTTCTTACTG GTGATATACCACCCGGTTTGCCAGCCGTGATCCCACCGCCATTCGAGACCACAGTCGGCAACACTACCTACTCTACTGGTCAAATGATTTCACATCTTGGCTCTGGAATTATTGTTCTACCCCTTGTCGCTCTTCTGGGAAACATCGCTGTTGTTAAGGTTTTTT CTCAAGGTAAAAAGATAGACGCAACGCAAGAAATCATTGCGATTGGCGTTTGTAACTTAGTTAGCTCATTCTTCCAGTCAATGGTTGTGAATGGACCATTCTCAAGAAGTGCTGTTAGTCAAGCTTCAGGAGTCAGGACCCCTGGATCGGGAATCTATACAG GTATATTAGTGATATTAACCCTACTGTTACTGACACCATACTTCTACTTCATACCAAAGGCTGTGTTGGCATCGGTCATAGTGTGCGCTGTGGTACAAATGGTGGATGTTGCTATAGTTAAGAAACTCTGGAGGTACAGTA gaTTGGACCTTTTCACGTTGTTTGGCACCTTATTGTTAAGCCTTTGTGTGGGAATGGAGGTGGGCTTGATCGCCGGAGTAGGCATCGATGCTTTGTTGCTGCTCTACTATCACTCACGCCCACCTCTGGATGTTTTATATGTTGAT AACGGCATTCTTCCCGCTCACTACGCGATTTACCCGGTCGGCGGGCTATACTTCGCGGGCGCCGAGTGGTTACGGAACAAACTGATCGCCGTCCAGCATCCGCCGACCACGACCACTGATGGTGTGGAGTCACAGCCTACTGCACCGACAACTAAGATACTTGTGATATACTGCGATGCTTTACACAGATTTGATTACACATTTTTAGAT AGTATTAGAATGTTAGTATCGGACTGGTCAAAAACCGGACGTGTGATATGGTGCGATACGAGGGAACCGATCAAAAATCAGTTAAAAGGCGTGCTAACAAATCCTATATTCTGTGAAAAGAGCCAGCTGAGAGCCCATATGG TTCCGAGCACGGAATCATGA
- the LOC113491909 gene encoding sodium-independent sulfate anion transporter-like isoform X1 has product MRVKEFVVGLFPILTWIKTYDTQMAIGDIIAGITIALTLIPQSIAYASLSGFAPQYGLYSSFIGPIIYAFIGTCAQINMGPAAILSLLTFSYTNGTNIDFAILLTFFSGVVQLVAGIGQLGFLVEFISLPVVSGFTSAAAILIATSQVKDLLGLRFSSDSFLTTWYQFFVHLPEARLYDSLLSLGCCCFLFAMKSLKDLKIKINTQDESGRRKAKRVKKTLWFISIARNATCVALATVFAYLVYEDIENPFLLTGDIPPGLPAVIPPPFETTVGNTTYSTGQMISHLGSGIIVLPLVALLGNIAVVKVFSQGKKIDATQEIIAIGVCNLVSSFFQSMVVNGPFSRSAVSQASGVRTPGSGIYTGILVILTLLLLTPYFYFIPKAVLASVIVCAVVQMVDVAIVKKLWRYSRLDLFTLFGTLLLSLCVGMEVGLIAGVGIDALLLLYYHSRPPLDVLYVDNGILPAHYAIYPVGGLYFAGAEWLRNKLIAVQHPPTTTTDGVESQPTAPTTKILVIYCDALHRFDYTFLDSIRMLVSDWSKTGRVIWCDTREPIKNQLKGVLTNPIFCEKSQLRAHMVPSTES; this is encoded by the exons ATGAGAGTCAAAGAATTTGTTGTGGGATTGTTCCCAATCTTAACATGGATCAAAACATACGACACTCAAATGGCAATTGGGGACATAATAGCCGGTATAACTATCGCACTTACATTGATACCACAGTCTATTGCATACGCATCGCTTTCTGGATTTGCACCTCAG tatGGTCTGTACTCCTCGTTCATAGGACCCATCATATACGCTTTCATAGGAACATGTGCGCAGATAAACATGGGCCCTGCAGCGATATTATCACTCCTCACGTTTTCCTACACAAATGGTACCAACATCGATTTCGCAATACTTCTCACTTTCTTTTCCGGTGTCGTCCAACTTGTAGCTGGAATTGGACAGCTTG GTTTCCTGGTTGAGTTTATATCGTTACCAGTGGTATCGGGGTTCACATCAGCCGCAGCCATCCTCATAGCAACATCACAAGTTAAGGACTTACTTGGGCTTCGATTTAGTTCTGATTCTTTTCTAACAACCTGGTATCAGTTCTTCGTACACTTGCCCGAAGCAAGACTATATGATAGCTTACTTAGTTTAGGATGCTgctgttttttatttgcaatgaag agtttaaaagatcttaaaattaaaataaacactcaaGATGAGAGTGGACGTCGAAAAGctaaaagagtaaaaaaaaccCTGTGGTTTATCTCTATAGCAAGAAACGCGACTTGTGTGGCTTTGGCTACTGTGTTTGCGTACTTAGTATATGAAGATATAGAGAACCCGTTTCTTCTTACTG GTGATATACCACCCGGTTTGCCAGCCGTGATCCCACCGCCATTCGAGACCACAGTCGGCAACACTACCTACTCTACTGGTCAAATGATTTCACATCTTGGCTCTGGAATTATTGTTCTACCCCTTGTCGCTCTTCTGGGAAACATCGCTGTTGTTAAGGTTTTTT CTCAAGGTAAAAAGATAGACGCAACGCAAGAAATCATTGCGATTGGCGTTTGTAACTTAGTTAGCTCATTCTTCCAGTCAATGGTTGTGAATGGACCATTCTCAAGAAGTGCTGTTAGTCAAGCTTCAGGAGTCAGGACCCCTGGATCGGGAATCTATACAG GTATATTAGTGATATTAACCCTACTGTTACTGACACCATACTTCTACTTCATACCAAAGGCTGTGTTGGCATCGGTCATAGTGTGCGCTGTGGTACAAATGGTGGATGTTGCTATAGTTAAGAAACTCTGGAGGTACAGTA gaTTGGACCTTTTCACGTTGTTTGGCACCTTATTGTTAAGCCTTTGTGTGGGAATGGAGGTGGGCTTGATCGCCGGAGTAGGCATCGATGCTTTGTTGCTGCTCTACTATCACTCACGCCCACCTCTGGATGTTTTATATGTTGAT AACGGCATTCTTCCCGCTCACTACGCGATTTACCCGGTCGGCGGGCTATACTTCGCGGGCGCCGAGTGGTTACGGAACAAACTGATCGCCGTCCAGCATCCGCCGACCACGACCACTGATGGTGTGGAGTCACAGCCTACTGCACCGACAACTAAGATACTTGTGATATACTGCGATGCTTTACACAGATTTGATTACACATTTTTAGAT AGTATTAGAATGTTAGTATCGGACTGGTCAAAAACCGGACGTGTGATATGGTGCGATACGAGGGAACCGATCAAAAATCAGTTAAAAGGCGTGCTAACAAATCCTATATTCTGTGAAAAGAGCCAGCTGAGAGCCCATATGG TTCCGAGCACGGAATCATGA